A DNA window from Naumovozyma dairenensis CBS 421 chromosome 7, complete genome contains the following coding sequences:
- the NDAI0G04470 gene encoding sugar porter family MFS transporter gives MSTRSSLEVERTVHSIKSDGIRKEEDEVSPIGLNTSSNSPKTDKETLLVSEVDTTTIATKPLTSYITVICLCLMIAFGGFIFGWDTGTISGFVAQTDFIERFGILQSNGEYKLSNVRTGLIVGIFNIGCAFGGLLLGRLGDYFGRRIGLMVVAVVYIGGITIQISSSDKWYQYFIGRVISGMGVGGIAVLSPGLISEIAPKHLRGMCVSLYQLMITAGIFVGYCANYGTKSYNNSVQWRVPLGLGYAWALFMILGMWLVPESPRYLISVGKKDEAKASLARSNKTTVEDTLVLAEFDAISAGVEAEKLAGNATWRELFSRKNKVLNRVIMGVMIQSLQQLTGCNYFFYYGTLIFKAVGLEDSFQTSIILGAVNFASTFVALWTVERFGRRKCLLWGSAAMACCFVVFASVGVTRLWPNGKDQATSTGAGNCMIVFTCFFIFCFAITWAPIAFVIVAETYPLRMKQRAMAIAVGANWIWGFAIGFCTPFITSAINFYYGYVFMGCLVFSFIYVFFFVCETKGLTLEEVNQMYIEGVKPWKSTNWTPPANRQQSLDDSTGVQV, from the coding sequence ATGTCCACAAGAAGTTCTTTAGAAGTAGAACGTACAGTCCACTCAATCAAGAGTGAtggaattagaaaagaagaagatgaagtaAGTCCAATTGGTCTCAACACTTCAAGTAATTCTCCCAAGACAGACAAGGAAACCCTTCTTGTCTCAGAAGTGGATACTACTACGATTGCTACAAAACCACTCACTTCTTACATTACTGTGATTTGTTTGTGTTTAATGATTGCTTTCGGTGGGTTCATTTTCGGATGGGATACTGGTACCATTTCAGGTTTCGTTGCTCAAACTGATTTTATTGAAAGGTTCGGTATTTTACAATCAAATGGTGAatataaattatctaaTGTTCGTACTGGTTTAATTGTTggtattttcaatattggATGTGCCTTTGGTGGGTTATTGTTAGGTCGTCTTGGTGATTATTTCGGTCGTAGAATTGGGTTGATGGTTGTTGCTGTGGTTTATATTGGTGGTATTACTATTCAAATTTCATCTAGTGATAAATGGTACCAATATTTTATTGGTAGAGTTATTTCTGGGATGGGTGTTGGTGGTATTGCTGTTTTATCTCCAGGGTTAATTTCTGAGATTGCTCCCAAACATTTAAGAGGTATGTGTGTTTCATTATATCAATTGATGATTACTGCTGGTATTTTTGTTGGATATTGTGCAAATTATGGTACCAAGAGTTATAATAATTCCGTTCAATGGAGAGTCCCATTGGGGTTAGGTTATGCTTGGGCTCTCTTTATGATTTTAGGTATGTGGTTAGTTCCTGAATCTCCAAGATATTTGATTAGTGTAGGTAAGAAAGATGAAGCTAAAGCTTCATTAGCAAGATCTAATAAGACTACTGTTGAAGATACTTTAGTATTAGCTGAATTCGATGCCATTTCTGCAGGAGTAGAAGCTGAAAAATTGGCAGGGAATGCTACGTGGAGagaattattttcaagaaaaaataaagttttAAACCGTGTCATTATGGGTGTTATGATTCAATCATTGCAACAATTGACTGGTTgtaattatttcttttattatgGTACTTTAATCTTCAAAGCTGTTGGTTTAGAGGATTCTTTCCAAACTTCAATCATTCTTGGTGCTGTCAATTTTGCTTCCACTTTTGTTGCTTTATGGACAGTGGAAAGATTTGGACGTAGAAAATGTTTGCTATGGGGGTCAGCTGCTATGGCATGTTGTTTTGTTGTCTTTGCATCTGTGGGTGTTACAAGACTATGGCCCAATGGTAAAGATCAAGCCACTTCAACTGGTGCTGGTAATTGTATGATTGTTTTCACAtgttttttcattttttgttttgccATTACTTGGGCTCCAATTGCCTTTGTTATTGTTGCAGAGACTTATCCATTACGTATGAAACAACGTGCTATGGCCATTGCTGTAGGAGCCAATTGGATTTGGGGGTTTGCCATTGGGTTTTGTACTCCATTCATCACAAGTGCCATTAATTTCTATTATGGTTACGTTTTCATGGGTTGTTTAGTATTCTCCTTTATttatgttttcttcttcgtttGTGAAACAAAAGGATTGACTTTAGAAGAAGTCAATCAAATGTATATTGAAGGAGTAAAACCATGGAAATCGACAAACTGGACACCTCCAGCAAACAGACAACAATCTCTTGATGATAGTACAGGTGTTCAAGTTTAG